Proteins encoded by one window of Conger conger chromosome 1, fConCon1.1, whole genome shotgun sequence:
- the im:7136021 gene encoding uncharacterized protein im:7136021 isoform X2, translated as MDPMLSAVALEPLCFLQALTVCYRDRAVEPSRCNMRVWLRKLPCLTELTVARGYPLSLYVHSLPATLQSLSLLRVIIGPGDLSALGKQTPDLQHLHVDLCCYGRQSGLHELPALFPKLKTLKLRHWNMTEEEFVGLARLQHLQRLVVLDAQPGPSPALSNLIRQLQIKTDYRIQVIHSLIPRDPMACFCSQY; from the exons ATGGACCCAATGCTGTCCGCTGTGGCCTTGGAGCCACTGTGCTTTCTCCAGGCTCTGACTGTGTGCTACAGGGACCGCGCTGTGGAGCCCAGCAGGTGCAACATGAGGGTGTGGCTGAGGAAACTCCCCTGTCTGACCGAACTCACAGTGGCAC GCGGGTATCCCCTCAGTCTGTATGTGCACTCTCTGCCGGCGACCCTCCAGAGCCTCTCCCTGCTCCGGGTCATCATCGGTCCGGGAGACCTGAGCGCTCTAGGGAAGCAGACTCCGGACCTCCAGCACCTCCACGTAGACCTGTGCTGCTATGGCAGGCAGAGCGGCCTCCATGAGCTACCTGCACTCTTCCCCAAACTGAAGACCCTCAAACTGCG ACATTGGAACATGACGGAGGAGGAGTTTGTGGGCTTGGCCCGGTTACAGCACCTTCAGAGGCTGGTGGTTCTGGACGCACAGCCCGGACCCAGTCCTGCCCTCTCGAACCTGATCCGGCAGCTGCAAATCAAGACCGACTATAGGATACAGGTGATCCACTCCCTGATACCGAGGGACCCCATGGCCTGCTTCTGCAGCCAATACTAA